In Oryza sativa Japonica Group chromosome 2, ASM3414082v1, the following are encoded in one genomic region:
- the LOC4329518 gene encoding acetyl-coenzyme A synthetase, chloroplastic/glyoxysomal, with amino-acid sequence MGTASGDQPAGASSDKLRHVESMSELPSGAGRISGINAVVLGESLAAEEHDLVYPSAEFSADALVPSPKKYQKMYERSINDPAGFWSEIADAFYWKEKWNPSEVCSENLDVTKGPVQISWFKGGKTNICYNAVDRNVEAGNGDKIAMYWEGNEPGQDGKLTYSELLDRVCQLANYLKSVGVGKGDAVIIYLPMLLELPIAMLACARIGAVHSVVFAGFSADSLAQRIVDCKPKLVITCNAVKRGVKPILLKDIVDAGLAESEKQGVAVGLCLTYENQSAMKREDTKWQAGRDVWWQDVVTSFPTKCDVEWVDAEDPLFLLYTSGSTGKPKGVLHTTGGYMVYSATTFKYAFDYKPSDIYWCTADCGWITGHSYVTYGPLLNGATVLVFEGTPNYPDSGRCWDIVDKYKVTIFYTAPTLVRSLMRDGTEYVTRHSRKSLRVLGSVGEPINPSAWRWFYNIVGDSRCPISDTWWQTETGGFMITPLPGAWPQKPGSATFPFFGVQPVIVDEKGKEIEGECSGYLCIKKSWPGAFRTLYGDHDRYETTYFKPFAGYYFTGDGCSRDKDGYHWLTGRVDDVINVSGHRIGTAEVESALVSHPKCAEAAVVAVEHEVKGQGIYAFVTLVDGVPYSEELRKSLILTVRNQIGAFAAPDKIHWAPGLPKTRSGKIMRRILRKIASKQLDELGDTSTLADPGVVDQLIALKDC; translated from the exons ATGGGGACGGCGAGCGGGGACCAGCCGGCAggggcgtcgtcggacaagctgCGGCACGTGGAGTCCATGTCGGAGCTGCCCTCCGGCGCCGGCAGGATCTCCGGGATCAacgccgtcgtcctcggcgAGTCACTCGCCGCCGAGGAGCACGACCTCGTCTACCCCTCCGCCGAGTTCTCCGCCGACGCCCTCGTCCCCTCCCCCAAGAAG TACCAAAAGATGTATGAGAGGTCAATCAACGACCCGGCCGGGTTCTGGTCGGAGATCGCCGACGCCTTCTACTGGAAGGAGAAGTGGAACCCCAGTGAGGTCTGCTCCGAGAACCTCGACGTCACCAAGGGGCCTGTCCAGATCAGT TGGTTCAAAGGTGGCAAAACAAACATATGTTACAATGCTGTTGATCGCAACGTCGAGGCTGGGAACGGAGACAAGATCGCGATGTATTGGGAGGGCAATGAGCCTGGTCAGGATGGGAAGCTCACCTATTCAGAGCTCTTGGACAGGGTTTGCCAG CTTGCCAATTACTTGAAGAGTGTTGGTGTCGGCAAGGGTGATGCTGTGATCATCTACTTACCAATGTTGCTGGAGCTTCCCATTGCCATGCTTGCTTGTGCCCGCATTGGTGCTGTTCACTCG GTTGTATTTGCTGGCTTTTCTGCGGATTCCCTGGCCCAAAGGATCGTTGATTGCAAGCCTAAGCTTGTGATCACTTGCAATGCAGTCAAAAGAGGGGTGAAGCCCATCCTTCTGAAAGATATAGTGGATGCTGGTCTGGCTGAAAGTGAGAAACAAGGAGTCGCTGTAG GTCTATGTTTGACATATGAAAATCAGTCAGCAATGAAGAGAGAAGACACAAAATGGCAAGCAGGAAGGGATGTTTGGTGGCAG GATGTTGTGACCAGTTTCCCAACCAAGTGCGATGTAGAATGGGTGGATGCAGAGGACCCATTGTTCCTTCTGTACACAAGTGGCAGTACAGGAAAGCCAAAG GGTGTGTTGCATACTACTGGGGGCTACATGGTTTACAGTGCAACAACATTTAAGTATGCATTTGATTACAAGCCGTCGGACATATACTG GTGCACTGCAGACTGTGGCTGGATTACTGGACACAGCTATGTGACGTATGGTCCACTCCTGAATGGAGCAACAGTTCTCGTTTTTGAAGGG ACTCCAAATTACCCTGATTCTGGTCGGTGCTGGGACATTGTGGACAAGTACAAGGTGACAATATTTTACACTGCACCAACACTCGTTCGATCACTCATGCGTGATGGCACCGAG TATGTTACACGTCACTCTCGAAAATCTCTTCGAGTCTTGGGAAGTGTTGGTGAGCCAATTAATCCTAGCGCATGGAG ATGGTTCTACAATATTGTCGGGGACTCTCGATGCCCTATCTCCGACACCTGGTGGCAGACTGAAACTGGTGGCTTCATG ATCACTCCTTTACCTGGCGCCTGGCCTCAAAAACCAGGTTCTGCAACCTTTCCTTTCTTTGGTGTTCAG CCTGTCATTGTTGATGAGAAAGGGAAGGAGATTGAAGGAGAATGCAGTGGATATCTTTGCATAAAGAAATCATGGCCTGGGGCTTTCCGGACTCTCTATGGAGATCATGATAGATATGAGACCACTTACTTCAAGCCATTTGCTGGCTACTATTTTACTGGGGATGGTTGCAGCAG GGACAAAGACGGTTACCACTGGCTGACTGGAAGAGTAGATGATGTCATCAATGTCAG TGGACACCGGATTGGTACAGCAGAGGTTGAGTCTGCGTTGGTTTCACACCCAAAGTGTGCAGaggctgctgttgttgctgttgaGCATGAA GTGAAAGGTCAAGGAATATATGCTTTTGTAACTTTGGTGGATGGTGTTCCTTATAGTGAAGAACTACGGAAAAGCCTCATATTGACAGTCCGCAACCAG ATTGGGGCATTTGCAGCTCCTGACAAGATCCACTGGGCACCAGGACTTCCTAAAACGAGAAGCGGTAAGATAATGCGCAGGATTCTGCGCAAAATTGCCTCAAAACAGCTGGATGAACTTGGTGACACAAGCACCCTTGCTGATCCTGGCGTCGTTGACCAGCTGATTGCGCTCAAAGATTGCTAG